The uncultured Desulfuromonas sp. genome has a segment encoding these proteins:
- a CDS encoding proton-conducting transporter membrane subunit gives MSIASLLQLCLIIPAVGAVFIVLSHRLRDLREGVTLFSAAALFAVVCQLFRRPEALDTPPVILAAPLPGLELSLHLEPLGLLFAGIASLLWMITSLYTIGYMRGNREQQQTILYACFALALASTMGIALAGNLLTLFVFYEMLTLSTYPLVTHKRDHDALAGGRFYLGILVGSSIGLLLPAIIWTWHLTGTTAFQFGGILPSETSKIVVTALLLLYAFGIGKAALMPLHRWLPEAMVAPTPVSALLHAVAVVKAGVFCIVKVVLYVFGTELLLGSDGLVILQVVAAFTLLCASLIALQQDNLKRRLAYSTISQLSYITLATAVLAPLSITGAVVHIAAHAAGKITLFFAAGAIYTAAHKTRVSELNGIGKRMPWTMGAFAVATLSMIGLPPAAGFLSKWFMLQGAFQSGQIWVVAVLLLSTLLNAGYFVPIVYAAFFKTEDHVPHHEHGEAPLSMVVALSATAVLTLVLFFWPDMIVTIASRLGQGGVL, from the coding sequence ATGAGCATCGCAAGCCTGTTGCAGTTGTGCCTGATTATCCCGGCCGTGGGTGCTGTCTTTATTGTTCTCAGCCATCGACTGCGCGACCTGCGTGAAGGCGTCACCCTGTTCAGCGCTGCCGCGCTGTTTGCCGTGGTCTGTCAGTTGTTCCGTCGCCCTGAAGCCCTGGATACACCACCCGTCATCCTGGCCGCGCCCTTACCGGGGCTGGAGCTGTCCCTGCATCTGGAGCCGCTCGGCTTACTGTTTGCCGGTATCGCCAGTCTGCTGTGGATGATTACATCGCTGTACACCATCGGCTACATGCGCGGCAACCGCGAACAGCAGCAAACCATCCTCTATGCCTGTTTCGCCCTGGCCCTGGCCAGCACCATGGGTATTGCTCTCGCCGGCAACCTGCTGACGCTGTTCGTGTTTTACGAAATGCTCACCTTGTCAACCTATCCTCTGGTCACCCATAAACGTGACCACGATGCCCTGGCCGGTGGTCGCTTTTATCTCGGCATTCTGGTGGGCAGCTCCATCGGCCTGCTGCTACCGGCCATTATCTGGACTTGGCATCTCACCGGAACGACGGCCTTTCAATTCGGCGGCATCCTGCCCTCGGAGACATCCAAGATCGTCGTCACGGCGCTGTTGCTGCTTTACGCTTTCGGCATCGGCAAGGCCGCGCTGATGCCGCTGCATCGCTGGCTGCCTGAAGCCATGGTGGCACCGACGCCGGTCAGCGCCCTGCTTCATGCTGTGGCCGTGGTCAAAGCCGGGGTGTTCTGCATTGTCAAAGTGGTGCTCTATGTGTTCGGCACTGAACTGTTATTGGGCAGCGACGGCCTAGTAATCCTCCAGGTGGTCGCGGCGTTTACCCTGCTGTGTGCGTCGCTGATCGCCCTGCAGCAGGACAACCTGAAACGACGTCTCGCCTACTCCACCATCAGTCAGTTGTCTTATATCACCCTGGCAACGGCGGTTCTGGCACCGCTGTCCATCACAGGCGCGGTAGTGCATATCGCGGCGCATGCCGCCGGTAAAATCACCTTGTTTTTCGCCGCCGGGGCCATCTATACCGCTGCCCATAAAACACGGGTCAGTGAACTGAATGGCATCGGCAAACGCATGCCATGGACCATGGGGGCCTTTGCCGTGGCGACATTGTCGATGATCGGGCTGCCGCCGGCCGCGGGGTTCCTTTCCAAATGGTTCATGTTGCAGGGCGCCTTTCAATCCGGCCAGATCTGGGTGGTGGCTGTTCTGCTGCTCAGCACGTTGCTCAATGCGGGATATTTTGTGCCGATTGTCTACGCGGCCTTTTTCAAAACAGAAGATCATGTCCCCCATCATGAGCACGGTGAAGCGCCATTGAGCATGGTGGTAGCGCTATCCGCTACAGCGGTCCTGACCCTGGTATTATTTTTCTGGCCGGATATGATCGTCACGATCGCCTCACGACTGGGGCAGGGAGGTGTTTTATGA
- a CDS encoding proton-conducting transporter membrane subunit, giving the protein MSDLFLPPGVLLLCVVPALALLPRSLCRWILALSPPLVLLYLWSLPNSAGLSVHLAGFDLIPLQLSAMGRLFASAFLLATWAGSLFAFPAQRREWCAAYLYAGSAMAITHCGDWLSLFLFWEVMAVASTILVWTGGFKQSPGAGMRYLLVHLAGGVLLMAGIAAQLLVQDSALIMPLSGGSWGSALILAGFLVNAGAPPLSFWVADAYPQSSPSAMVFLSALTTKTAVFVLASCFAGWSILIPIGAYMAIYGIIYALRENDIRRILAYSIVNQVGFMVAAIGIGGETAINGVTLHALAHIFYKTVLVIAAGVILRETGLRHATDLGGLARRYPLVTGCTLIGAAASMGVPLTSSFISKGVILQAALEHHLPWVWVVLVASSAAVAFNAGVRFPWLVFFRTDQKALPSDTPQLCRSSMLAIVIPSLLCLLIGILPSPLFALLPFSADYHPYTVLHVAEQFQILLPAIALFWWLRPLMAPQAIIQLDLDWLLRRLLLYTWREGVLRLLYISLNLRDLMLTSSLRGFKFLFRHYGPRGILARSWPTGSIALWVALILASYVVLYSLQSRSLWQFIRSSFS; this is encoded by the coding sequence ATGAGTGATCTGTTCCTGCCGCCTGGCGTGTTGCTGCTGTGTGTGGTCCCGGCGCTGGCCCTGTTGCCGCGTTCGTTGTGTCGCTGGATTCTCGCGTTGAGCCCACCTCTGGTGCTGCTCTATCTGTGGTCGTTGCCGAACAGCGCTGGTTTGTCTGTTCATCTGGCCGGATTCGATCTGATCCCGCTGCAGCTCAGCGCCATGGGCCGCCTGTTTGCCAGTGCGTTTCTGCTTGCCACTTGGGCCGGAAGCCTGTTTGCCTTTCCAGCGCAGCGCCGGGAATGGTGCGCGGCGTACCTTTATGCGGGCAGTGCTATGGCCATCACGCATTGCGGTGACTGGCTCAGTCTGTTTTTATTCTGGGAGGTGATGGCTGTTGCGTCGACGATTTTAGTGTGGACGGGCGGCTTCAAACAAAGTCCCGGAGCCGGCATGCGCTATCTGCTGGTCCATCTCGCCGGTGGTGTCCTGTTAATGGCGGGCATTGCAGCTCAGTTGCTCGTTCAAGATTCTGCGCTCATCATGCCATTAAGCGGTGGCTCCTGGGGTTCAGCTCTTATTCTTGCCGGATTTTTAGTCAATGCGGGAGCCCCGCCATTGTCGTTCTGGGTAGCCGATGCGTACCCGCAGTCCAGCCCCAGTGCCATGGTGTTTCTCTCGGCGTTGACCACCAAAACAGCTGTCTTCGTTTTGGCCAGTTGTTTTGCCGGATGGTCGATTCTGATTCCCATCGGGGCTTACATGGCGATTTACGGCATCATCTATGCGTTACGTGAAAACGATATTCGGCGCATTCTCGCTTACAGTATAGTCAATCAGGTCGGTTTTATGGTGGCGGCCATCGGCATCGGCGGAGAAACCGCGATTAACGGGGTCACACTTCATGCCTTGGCGCATATTTTTTACAAAACGGTTCTGGTTATTGCCGCGGGGGTGATTTTACGTGAGACGGGCTTACGTCATGCAACTGACTTAGGTGGTTTAGCACGACGTTATCCACTGGTTACGGGATGCACGCTTATCGGTGCAGCGGCAAGCATGGGCGTTCCACTGACCTCCAGCTTTATCAGCAAGGGGGTTATTCTTCAGGCGGCCCTGGAACATCATTTACCCTGGGTTTGGGTTGTGCTGGTTGCCAGTTCAGCGGCAGTCGCCTTTAATGCCGGCGTCCGTTTTCCATGGCTGGTCTTTTTCCGCACAGATCAGAAAGCGTTACCGTCCGACACGCCTCAGCTGTGCCGGTCCTCCATGCTCGCTATTGTGATTCCCTCGCTGCTGTGCCTGCTCATCGGGATTCTTCCTTCGCCGCTGTTCGCCTTGTTGCCGTTCTCAGCGGACTATCACCCTTACACCGTGCTTCACGTTGCCGAGCAATTTCAGATACTGCTTCCGGCCATTGCCCTGTTCTGGTGGCTACGGCCACTGATGGCACCCCAGGCGATCATCCAACTGGATCTGGATTGGCTGCTCAGACGCTTGCTGCTCTATACGTGGCGCGAAGGTGTCTTACGTTTACTGTATATCAGCCTTAACCTGCGTGACCTCATGCTGACGTCTTCACTACGAGGGTTCAAGTTTCTGTTCCGCCACTACGGTCCCCGAGGCATTCTCGCCCGTTCCTGGCCGACTGGCAGCATTGCCCTATGGGTGGCTCTGATTCTCGCCAGCTATGTGGTTCTCTACAGCCTGCAAAGTCGCTCGTTGTGGCAATTTATTCGCTCAAGCTTCAGTTGA
- a CDS encoding nitroreductase family protein has product MSECKISNCDFRGLIEKTRNYHYFVESEKVTEDVLRELVDCARLAPSTSNLNMQPLRYLISCEEERNEKIFETLSWQGYLRGWGGPIKGVKPTGYIIILGDKTVCSSYVADQGIAAQSILLGATNKGLGGCIAAKVQRRKLREALDLPTRYEILLVVAIGKPGEEIILEHQEPGADAYGWHDDQGNYHLPKRGLDSIILKY; this is encoded by the coding sequence ATGAGTGAGTGCAAAATAAGCAATTGCGATTTTAGAGGATTAATCGAAAAAACACGTAATTATCATTACTTTGTCGAGTCGGAGAAGGTGACTGAAGACGTACTGCGTGAGCTGGTGGATTGTGCTCGTTTGGCACCATCAACCAGCAACCTCAACATGCAGCCGTTACGTTATCTGATTTCGTGTGAAGAAGAGCGTAACGAAAAGATTTTCGAAACGTTGTCGTGGCAGGGGTACCTGCGGGGATGGGGCGGACCGATCAAAGGGGTGAAGCCGACTGGATATATCATCATCCTTGGTGATAAAACCGTCTGCAGCAGCTATGTCGCGGATCAGGGCATTGCCGCCCAGTCGATTTTGCTTGGCGCCACAAATAAGGGGCTGGGTGGTTGTATTGCCGCCAAAGTGCAACGACGTAAGCTGCGTGAAGCCCTTGATCTGCCAACCCGCTATGAAATTCTTCTGGTCGTGGCCATCGGCAAGCCCGGTGAGGAAATTATTCTTGAGCATCAGGAGCCCGGTGCGGATGCGTACGGCTGGCATGACGATCAGGGCAACTATCATCTGCCCAAGCGAGGTCTTGACAGCATCATTCTTAAGTACTGA
- a CDS encoding 16S rRNA (uracil(1498)-N(3))-methyltransferase, with the protein MNIILLFADDFIGPDRVCLTGRRRSHVELIHRAEVGDQLRVGLLNGLHGSGTIVALTHEKLVLDVCCDLLPPEPSRVELIMALPRPKVLKRTLITATTLGIKRITLINSWRVEKSFWQTPLLEAEALQEILVEGLEQCCDTMVPEVDCFRLFKPFAEDVLPHRLNGKQGIVAHPHADALTQIAEADGYLLVIGPEGGFIPYEVDLLCQQGMQPWVLGSRILKVEAAVVSAVSRIGQF; encoded by the coding sequence ATGAACATCATTTTGCTGTTTGCCGACGATTTTATCGGACCAGATAGGGTTTGTCTAACTGGGCGTCGTCGATCGCACGTTGAACTGATCCATCGTGCTGAAGTTGGTGATCAGCTACGGGTTGGCCTGCTGAATGGACTGCATGGTTCTGGAACGATCGTTGCGCTGACCCATGAAAAGCTTGTTTTGGACGTCTGTTGTGATTTGCTGCCACCCGAACCCAGCAGGGTTGAGTTGATCATGGCGTTACCACGACCAAAAGTCTTGAAGAGAACGCTGATAACCGCAACGACATTGGGGATCAAACGGATCACCTTGATTAATTCGTGGCGTGTCGAGAAGAGTTTTTGGCAAACACCATTGCTTGAGGCAGAGGCTCTGCAGGAGATACTCGTTGAAGGGCTGGAGCAGTGTTGCGACACAATGGTGCCAGAGGTGGACTGTTTCCGATTGTTCAAGCCTTTTGCGGAAGATGTTTTGCCGCATCGTTTGAACGGCAAGCAAGGGATTGTTGCCCATCCCCATGCTGACGCGCTAACTCAAATAGCAGAAGCAGACGGCTATCTTCTCGTGATTGGGCCGGAAGGGGGCTTTATCCCCTATGAAGTTGACCTGCTTTGTCAGCAAGGAATGCAACCATGGGTCCTCGGATCACGAATTCTAAAAGTTGAAGCTGCTGTTGTCAGTGCGGTCAGCCGTATCGGACAATTTTGA
- a CDS encoding UbiD family decarboxylase → MNFREHLSWLKEHQQLLVINDPVDPDLEAAEIVRQLSQHSPSSVLFNCLRNNQFAVIANLFYEQDSIEAFYGEPGAMTDVLGRIPVEVPGRISLSHWLETQPLYCLDRFLHPFDVAAVQSETLSTLPMLQYWPEDSGPYFSLSLTVVRDLHGMIHCGIYRLERHDDDRLTLHCLPGSYTKRIYEEYRRVGKEMPIAVVAGVDPALMVAAMLPLGREIDTIAFASWLQGQAIPCSASPVYGLPVPCPWEICLEGAVDGHESCLDGPHGNFRGAYSSAVPCPVIHVKKAWAKTDAICPITVVGPPPTESYTLARARLPYVKWVLIREFPWVADVTWIDYGEYHNNFIIQVVDALTQDRREALLDHYLVKNAQLVLFVDSNTSINNTEYLLWRCFNLPWQEAVSWRQDTLIIDATRCYGTKQLKMDHALCQKVKQRLKHWLETDRGEAP, encoded by the coding sequence ATGAATTTTCGAGAACATCTTTCCTGGCTTAAAGAGCACCAACAGCTTCTCGTCATAAATGACCCTGTCGACCCTGATCTGGAAGCTGCGGAAATTGTTCGTCAGCTCAGTCAACACTCACCTAGTTCTGTTCTTTTCAACTGCCTCCGTAACAATCAATTCGCTGTGATTGCTAACCTGTTCTATGAACAGGACAGCATTGAGGCGTTTTATGGTGAACCAGGGGCAATGACAGACGTCTTAGGCCGCATTCCGGTTGAGGTGCCTGGTCGTATCTCCTTATCGCATTGGTTGGAGACGCAGCCACTTTATTGCCTTGACCGATTCCTGCATCCCTTTGATGTGGCGGCGGTGCAGTCTGAAACCCTGTCAACGCTTCCCATGCTGCAGTATTGGCCTGAAGATTCCGGGCCCTATTTTTCGCTGTCATTGACAGTTGTCCGCGATCTACACGGGATGATCCACTGTGGTATTTATCGTCTGGAGAGGCACGACGATGATCGGTTAACGTTGCATTGCCTGCCCGGGTCGTACACGAAGCGAATTTACGAAGAGTATCGCCGCGTGGGTAAAGAAATGCCCATAGCGGTTGTGGCCGGTGTCGACCCTGCTTTGATGGTGGCGGCAATGCTGCCGTTGGGCCGGGAGATCGATACGATTGCATTTGCGTCATGGTTACAGGGGCAAGCGATCCCCTGTTCTGCAAGTCCTGTTTATGGCCTGCCTGTTCCATGTCCGTGGGAAATATGCCTTGAAGGGGCCGTAGATGGCCATGAGAGCTGTTTAGATGGTCCCCATGGCAACTTTCGCGGCGCCTATAGCTCAGCGGTCCCTTGCCCGGTCATTCATGTTAAAAAAGCGTGGGCGAAAACTGATGCCATATGCCCGATAACAGTGGTCGGACCACCGCCGACAGAAAGTTATACACTGGCTCGTGCACGACTTCCCTATGTCAAATGGGTATTAATCCGCGAATTTCCATGGGTTGCTGATGTAACGTGGATTGATTATGGTGAATATCACAATAACTTTATTATTCAGGTTGTTGATGCACTGACGCAGGATCGCCGTGAGGCCCTGCTTGATCACTATCTTGTGAAGAATGCGCAACTGGTTCTTTTTGTTGATTCAAACACGTCGATCAATAACACTGAGTATCTCTTGTGGCGGTGTTTTAATCTGCCATGGCAAGAAGCCGTGTCTTGGCGCCAAGATACACTCATCATTGATGCAACACGTTGCTACGGTACCAAACAACTTAAAATGGATCATGCTCTGTGCCAAAAAGTCAAACAGCGCCTCAAGCATTGGCTTGAAACTGATCGTGGTGAAGCCCCATGA
- a CDS encoding NADH-quinone oxidoreductase subunit N encodes MENLVQTAMQNINFAALMPSIVLACCAMVMLLVNAFSKRGATAHVAGLSLVALVATGIVAVGSWNNAQAGFAGHVVLDNFSIFFTIVFLIAAALTILMSDNYLKREGYPVGEYYSLILFSTVGAMLMASGTDLMTIFLGLEVLSVSLYVLAGFFRNQCQSNEAGLKYFLLGAFSTGFLLYGMALIYGVAGTTNLVDIGAYFQAFPAALGNPVAVAGMLLMGTGFLFKIAIAPFHMWTPDVYQGAPTPITAFMSAGPKAAAFAAFMRIFLVSLVGMQGTWSSLLWVLAVLTMIFGNFIALNQTNLKRMLAYSSIAHAGYALVGLVAANEIGVSGVLYYMLAYTFMNIGAFAVLILLGKQGEENLTLQGIAGFGYKRPLLAVLLSICLFSLMGIPPSAGFSGKFYIFAGALNAGYVWLAVLGVLNSAVSLYYYLRVMVFMYFRDPEEDFSWIQLKPGATICLVLSVIAVLYMGIVPSGIMSLARQAIL; translated from the coding sequence ATGGAAAATCTGGTGCAAACAGCCATGCAAAACATCAACTTTGCCGCACTCATGCCGTCCATCGTTCTGGCATGCTGTGCAATGGTGATGTTGCTTGTGAATGCATTCTCCAAGCGCGGCGCCACGGCACACGTTGCCGGTCTGAGCCTTGTGGCTCTCGTGGCGACCGGGATTGTCGCTGTTGGTAGCTGGAACAATGCTCAGGCCGGTTTTGCCGGACACGTTGTTCTGGATAACTTTTCGATCTTTTTTACGATTGTCTTTCTGATCGCAGCGGCATTGACCATCCTGATGTCAGATAATTACTTGAAACGGGAAGGGTATCCTGTTGGCGAGTACTATTCTCTGATTCTGTTCAGCACGGTCGGTGCCATGTTGATGGCTTCCGGAACCGACCTGATGACCATTTTTCTTGGTCTCGAAGTGCTGTCCGTCTCTCTTTATGTGCTGGCCGGATTCTTCCGCAATCAATGCCAATCCAATGAAGCAGGTCTGAAGTACTTCCTGCTTGGTGCCTTTTCCACCGGCTTTTTGCTTTATGGTATGGCACTGATTTATGGTGTTGCCGGAACGACCAACCTGGTAGACATCGGCGCTTATTTCCAGGCATTCCCCGCTGCACTGGGTAACCCAGTTGCTGTGGCCGGTATGTTGCTGATGGGCACCGGTTTCCTGTTTAAGATTGCCATTGCACCCTTCCATATGTGGACACCCGATGTCTACCAGGGCGCACCGACACCGATTACCGCTTTTATGAGTGCCGGACCCAAAGCGGCAGCTTTTGCAGCGTTTATGCGCATCTTCCTGGTCAGCCTGGTTGGCATGCAGGGAACCTGGTCTTCACTGCTGTGGGTTCTGGCTGTTCTGACCATGATCTTCGGTAACTTCATTGCACTTAACCAGACAAATCTCAAGCGGATGCTGGCGTACTCGTCAATCGCCCATGCCGGCTATGCGCTGGTTGGTCTGGTTGCGGCCAATGAGATTGGAGTTTCCGGTGTTCTCTACTACATGCTTGCTTACACCTTTATGAACATCGGTGCGTTCGCTGTACTGATTCTGCTTGGCAAGCAAGGAGAGGAGAATCTGACTCTGCAGGGAATAGCCGGATTCGGTTACAAACGGCCTCTTCTGGCGGTACTTCTGTCGATCTGTCTGTTTTCCCTGATGGGGATTCCGCCTTCAGCCGGTTTCAGCGGCAAGTTCTATATCTTCGCCGGTGCCTTGAATGCCGGTTATGTCTGGCTGGCGGTTCTGGGTGTTCTCAACTCAGCAGTATCTCTGTACTACTACCTGCGGGTTATGGTATTCATGTACTTCAGGGATCCGGAAGAAGATTTCTCCTGGATTCAGCTTAAGCCCGGGGCAACCATCTGTCTTGTTCTGTCTGTGATTGCGGTTCTTTATATGGGAATCGTTCCCAGCGGCATCATGTCGCTGGCGCGACAGGCGATCCTGTAA
- a CDS encoding NADH-quinone oxidoreductase subunit M: protein MSEHLLSLMTFFPLLGMFIVLMLPKNNGGLLKGATLVFTLITFVISLPLALDPVFKTSGGMHYTEFAEWISVTNYFQMNYSVGIDGISLWLVMLTTFIMPIAVLSTWQAVTKNVKGYMALMLLLETAMLGAFIALDLFLFYIFWELMLIPMYFMIGIWGGANRIYAAVKFFIYTAVGSLLMLVAILYIYYAAVNSGMDISGFSIADFYNLSLDPQLQKWLFLAFAFSFAIKVPMFPVHTWLPDAHTEAPTAGSVILAAVMLKMGTYGYVRFAMPLFPEATQTFLPYMTALAVIGIVYGALVAMMQKDVKKLVAYSSVSHLGFVMLGIFALNTIGVSGAVLQMINHGVSTGALFLIVGFIYERRHTRLISEFGGLSKQMPVFATIFMIVTLSSIGLPATNGFVGEFMILLGAYQSELRWFAVVATSGVILAAVYMLWMFQRVMFGKLDNPKNQVLKDLNLRELCVILPLLVFVFWIGVYPNTFLEKMTPAIDQMIEQVSGKQPIPMPSAVPAAVHEPVEAPAAHHGHGH, encoded by the coding sequence ATGTCAGAACATCTTCTCAGCCTGATGACATTCTTCCCCCTTCTGGGTATGTTCATCGTCCTGATGCTGCCTAAGAATAATGGTGGATTGCTTAAAGGTGCGACACTGGTCTTTACTTTGATCACGTTTGTGATCAGCTTGCCTCTGGCACTTGACCCTGTTTTTAAAACATCAGGTGGTATGCACTATACTGAGTTCGCTGAATGGATCAGTGTTACGAACTATTTCCAGATGAATTACAGTGTCGGTATCGATGGTATCAGTTTGTGGCTGGTCATGTTGACGACCTTCATCATGCCGATCGCTGTCCTGTCAACCTGGCAGGCTGTGACGAAAAACGTCAAAGGCTATATGGCTCTGATGTTGTTGCTCGAAACAGCGATGCTCGGTGCGTTCATCGCTCTTGATCTGTTCCTGTTCTATATCTTCTGGGAATTGATGCTGATCCCGATGTACTTCATGATCGGCATCTGGGGTGGTGCGAACCGTATCTATGCCGCAGTTAAGTTCTTCATTTATACGGCGGTTGGTTCACTGCTGATGCTGGTGGCAATTCTTTACATCTACTACGCCGCTGTTAATTCCGGTATGGATATCTCCGGTTTCAGCATTGCTGATTTTTATAATCTGTCTCTGGACCCGCAACTGCAAAAATGGCTGTTCCTGGCCTTTGCCTTCAGTTTTGCCATTAAGGTGCCCATGTTTCCGGTTCACACCTGGTTGCCTGATGCACATACCGAAGCACCGACAGCCGGCTCGGTTATTCTTGCCGCAGTCATGCTGAAGATGGGTACGTATGGTTATGTGCGTTTCGCCATGCCGTTATTTCCGGAAGCGACACAAACCTTCTTGCCTTATATGACGGCCCTGGCTGTCATCGGCATCGTATATGGTGCTCTGGTCGCCATGATGCAGAAGGATGTCAAGAAACTGGTCGCTTACTCCTCGGTTTCTCACCTTGGTTTTGTCATGCTGGGTATTTTTGCCCTCAATACCATCGGTGTCAGTGGTGCCGTACTCCAGATGATCAACCATGGTGTTTCTACCGGCGCGCTGTTCCTTATTGTCGGCTTCATTTATGAGCGCCGTCATACGCGCTTGATCAGTGAATTCGGCGGACTCTCCAAGCAAATGCCGGTGTTTGCCACCATCTTTATGATTGTGACACTGTCCTCTATCGGTCTGCCGGCTACGAATGGTTTTGTCGGCGAGTTCATGATCCTGCTCGGTGCTTATCAAAGTGAACTGCGCTGGTTTGCCGTTGTTGCGACATCCGGTGTTATCCTCGCAGCGGTTTACATGCTGTGGATGTTCCAGCGTGTCATGTTCGGTAAGCTGGACAACCCTAAAAATCAGGTTCTCAAAGATCTCAACCTGCGTGAGCTGTGTGTGATCCTGCCTCTGCTGGTGTTTGTCTTCTGGATTGGCGTGTACCCCAACACCTTCCTGGAAAAAATGACTCCGGCCATTGATCAGATGATCGAACAAGTGTCCGGGAAACAACCGATCCCGATGCCGTCGGCTGTTCCGGCTGCGGTCCATGAGCCTGTCGAGGCTCCTGCCGCACATCATGGACACGGTCATTAA